The Brachyhypopomus gauderio isolate BG-103 chromosome 1, BGAUD_0.2, whole genome shotgun sequence genome includes the window tttgagctcaaagttgcttgtatgagtggaacaattgcaaatgaaaatggagttattgcatttgaatttgaattttgagctcaaagttgcttgtatgagtagaacatgtaaatgcaaatgcgcattacattttcattttaatattgagacAGAAAAACTTCCATAGGCATCAACATACCAGATTAACAGAAGTCTCAActtctgggggcccccaagccccacGCCTTCACATGTAGAATGTTAACTGAAGGCCTGATTAAGTaagtgagtcttaagtctagatttagagattctgtgtcagaatctcggattggagctggaaggctattccataattgaggggctttaaaggagaaacctctgcctccggctgtagtcttccaaatttttggaactaagagaaatccagcattttgggagtgcaAGTTGTACAAGTTGCAGCATGCAGCCAACGAGGTATTTTGTGAAGTTTGTacgttttatattattttatattatttgcTATCATGTATGCTACCTAGCTAAAATTGTGTTACTGTGTATTAGTTTTCATGGTTTGATATGGAGAAGACTTCAGTAAAACCTGTTAAAGAAAACCacttgtgtctgcttgtgcatCGGGAGGGAGTTACatctggtgactgggctggccagtcctggagcaccttgatgttcttcgccttgaggaactttgatgtagagatggatgtataagatggagcaccatcctgctgcaaaatttgaccccttttatgattgggaatgtaagatgtagctaatacttcttgatattttaggctattgatattgccttccaccttgcaaatgttttgcacacccccatactgaatgtaaccccagaccatgatctttccaccaccaaacttgactggggtttctgggtgaatcttggatccatacgggctccagtagtagattcatctgagaaatctaccttctgccacttttccagCGTCCATCCGTTTAGCAGGCTGTGGGTCTTGGCATATGCCATATGCTTTTTTACCTGCCTTTTTtttagtgctggcttctgggcactgattcgaccatggaggccatttccagacagaatcctacaaactgttctagtcagtgatgtcagtaaagcgttacttagtaacgcgttactctaatcttaccacttttttcggtaacgagtaatataatgcgctactatttccagtccaataatcagattaaagttacatatccacgtaactgtgcgttactatttttattttccctagtaaaaatatatacatttgctttcttcttggctcagttctacttttgcgtctgaccgtagcgctcgactctgcacgctgcgcgcgaccctgtgagagtgcgagcacgttttacaagtcattctgtgcagtgtcctcccgtaacgatatgtggtagtataaagaaacacccctcaaaaacaggggaaggaatatttacctgatgaattttaatgttgctttgtgtttcaggtttgaaaagtgctgaaattttgactaacgtagcctactttaaaatgcttgaaattgtaatggtatttagtttcacaacaaatagctgtctgaatgaacagtttgcttgtattacgtttaaaaataaatttacaaataataccgcgcagctacacaaacgtaatgtcaagagatactgtagcgactactcctCACGGTGAATTCCCCAGCAgacagacacttggccactcaaggtgtCTTAGCCCCACAGACaatattttggggggggacatgtcccccccactttttcaaaagccggttttggtcccccccagtttttacggttaaaaccaaatatttaaatagcgacgaatctatgtccccccctcttttgaaatcaaaattacgtccatgcttaGCCCTTTAAATAAAATTGGAAGGTGGGGAGTGGGGGCTGCGcacgccagggttgcgttatcaatagtttccctcctcgggatttatggattaagcagtttctgccacGGTTAccaaacctgcttcaatacattgttactgttaaaaatgcacttccaataaagtgagtattggaaaaattaattttgctgctgaaggtaactactaaagtaacttgtaatctaatgtagttacttttaaaatcaagtaatcagtaaagtAACCAAGTTACTtataaaaggagtaatcagtaatcagattactttttcaaggtaactaagccatcactggttctagttgacacagggacttgaggtgaccaggcctggtggagctctgctgcagtggaagagggactggctttgggttttctaaccaacaaacgttcctactgagcagttgtcttgtggggtctgccggacctgggctcgtcaaaaacatctccagtctcttcaaatcttttTAAATTCTTTGTACTTTAATGgtgccagccacctctgcagtggatttGGTCTTCAGCATCTTGATAATCAAGGGTCGCAGGATGgatttttggcatgttgtcagCAGTCACgttgcagtgcaagtgaaggtctggggtgctggagttctttttatacacacccactaattaaccaatcaattagtgagcacaggtgaggctgtaaactaggattgggtgcattatatgacaaggcgacaaaacttttgtcttgctaaaatttgacctttctgtgttcattaaatgatcaatatttctgcagtaaagcaaatttattttcataaagggtttcagctttcatatgagtcatttctaaaaccaatcaatgaatttaaagtcaggttataagcttctgtttccacaacatggataagcaacagaacttatgtcagggactgtatatGTATGGAATATGCATAAGTCGACTGTCACCTAACAACAGGCTTGGAACTTGTCGTTGCTCTCGGCCAAGTAGTTTCATGGCCATCGACAACTAACCATAACCAAAGATATGCCTTTGCTTCACCCAGCAAATATGGCTTTATATTTGAAAGGCCCATATTGGCCAGCAGATGATAGTAACACACTGAAAAATACGAAGGGACACATTTGTTCCAAAGTTATTCAAATTGTTAAGTTGAATATTAAGCTGAGGGAGTGATAGCTGCTAACTGCTAAAGATCAGAAATGGCTACAGTACACTAAAATCATACAGAAGTAAAACTACTTCTTTCAATGAAGATATGTGTTTGAATAAATATTAGACCATTTAGAACCACAGAGATTAGAACTAAAATTGATGTACCATTGTCATGTTTTTGTGACAATAAGTAACATAACATAAAAGTCTGAGAGCAGGACGTATGACCACAAGCAAAGCAGTTGAAATGTGAAAATGAAACTCAACATCGTAAGGAATCACTAACTGAATATGAATGACAAACATATAGCAGTGTGAAAAGTTATGTATCCAGTGTATAGCTGATGTCACTGTGCCCTATGAAAAATTATGTATCCAGTGCAGCTCATATCACCATGTCTAATGAAAAGTATGGTTCCCTGTGGATGTCACTGTGGATGTAGCTGATGTCACTGTATCTTATGTAAAATGTTCCTCACAGGCATAGCTACTTGACTTGAATAATATAATCATTTGAAAATATTTGAAAAGTCCTTCATAGTGTATGTGAATAAATGGAAGTAGATACTTCCCACTTCTGCAACAGACTGAGTAGTTTGTCTCTCATTTTTAATGTAGCTTAGGAATGGCACTTTCTTGGGCCTCTTAGTAGAGCCTAATTCTTGTAGCTTTTGGATTTGTCTGAGGAAACACCTTGTAGATGGCCTGAAGTGGATTCTCTAGGTGTTCATCAATTCATGGGCATGTACATAAACAGGAAACACTGGTTCATAGACCTTGGCAAACAAGTACAGTGTATGACATACCCTATAAAGAAAGAAACACATTTAAATAGGGTATGTTTTGCTTGTTGTGCACTAGCTACTGTTGAAGCAGATGGTATAAGTCAGAATTGAGAGAATCTTAATGTTACCAATCAGATCCCAACTTCTGGCTACTATACAAAAATCATCATAAATCTAAGAATTTTGTCCTTTTAACATCACTGGAAATGTTAAGTGGTGATGCAGAATGAGCTTTATGTGGAACATTTTAGCAGCTACATGAATAATTATTCTGACTTTACATGGAAACCTCAATTCTCCCAAACTCAGCGTTCAGCTTTGACACATGCAGCAGGAGAGAGAACAAAGCTGTCATGGTTCCAgcacacacattcccacagaGGTGTTACTGAAGACCTTCAGTCATTCTCCTGCAGGGTGTGTTTTGGGGAAGCTGGTTCTGCTGCCTCTCAGTCAGGCAGACTCAaatacacaccctcacccctctctcatCACATCTGCTGGAGGAGTTAGAGAGCTTGTGCACACATGGCGTCCGACGGGAGACACCTGGGCCGTCTGCCCAGTGGTATGGGCATCTGCTGCTCCATCCCTGACCTGCTCTTCCTCCCTGAGCTCGTGAGACTCATCTTCTTCTTTAACTTTATCTGTAATGTCCAGGGACTTGTTCTCTTCTATGCTGACACACAAACCCTTTCAGAACTCATAACACCTGACAGATTACTCTATATTAAGACTCCTATTTATTCATTAGTTTTATGGAATGTTTAACTTcaattacattttcaaaacaaaaGTCACACATTATAAACTCTAAGAGGGTGTACTGAACTAAGGTGGATTAATAGGTTATACAAGTGACAATGATTACATGTACCTTATTGTTGTAGTCATTCAAAGGAAATAATCCACTGTTATTACTTCTCTCAAACTGTGATAGTATTACCTAATTATTACTAATGACTAATAATCTTTACTTACTCATGAAAACAAAGAATGTAACAACTTATAGCTCTTTAAATTACAGTAAATGTAATCCCATAAAATGTATAGCATTGTGATTAGACTCTTTGACAGACTGTTAGAGTTCACTGTGGTGAGTTTCAGTTCTGATCACTGATTCTCTTCcagtaatgtttttattttcatatGACTCTCCGCTGGTTACAGCCAGATAGTACTGATAGTACAGATGGAGCATGTGACATGATTTATGTTTTAAATACATTGATTAATAATTAGCTAATAATTTGCAATGGGAATTACGTAGAAATCAGTGAGTAACACAGCAAATTCTAAATCTAATTAAATCAATCACGGCAATGAAATTATAAGAATTTAAATTCAAATGTATCGCTATTGGATTTATATTTAGAGaaaagtttttatttatttatttattttaaatatattttttcaaaAGCTGTTTCAGACCTGAGCACAGATTCATTTTCAGTATTGTTTTTACCTTTGTATGGATGACatattgtcacggtacggcggccccctactggtcgcccccgtctacagcagcagcttgtcctgtgggtgtggcgttgtgttcgtccctcaggtgggcggagctcgcgatccgtctcacctgagggtcgtttgttcgtctatatatgtcttgtctttgtaccagttgactgctggttattatatccttaattcggatcagttcacgggttttggtttgcgcactttacatattaaaccatcctttttccctgagacttggcgtgatcgcttccatttattttcgctcaccctgcccgtcacacatataACATCATATTTATATGGACTACATATAACAATGGCATATTTATATGGACTACATATAAGAATGGCATATTTATATGGCCTATATATAAGAATGCCATATTTATATGGACTACATATAAGAATGGCATATTTATATGGATTACATATAAGAATGGCATATTTATATGGCCTATATATAAGAATGCCATATTTATATGGTTTACATATAAGTGCTGCCATATTTTTTCTGCAATGGCTGCTCACACCTATGTGCGTGAACTACATAACAGCTAAGCTAATGTGATTAATGTTTGAAATTAATGTAATACATTAAGTGTAGTTACTATGCTTGACTCATCTGTAACTCACAGCATTTTTCCTAGTGTTAGTGCCACCCAATTCCAGTCACTAGCTAATTATATCACCCCCATTTCACAACACCTCCAAGCCCAGAGGCAAACGTGGCCAGCATCCGCATATTTTCAAGTGAGCGTGACACCTTGAGCAAACACAAGCTAATTTAAGAGGAGAACTTTTAATCATTTTTAATTAATGTGGTTAATTTTTCTGCATTTTCTTAATGAAATTAAGAAAACTATGAAGGTCTGACCGATGCCTCCTTCAGCAAACAGATGTGGTGCCCAGAAATTGTGCTTTGTATTGTTTCATTGTATTGTTAGTATCTGTTTAGTTATGTTCAGGATGGAAGGAGGTGTTGGATATGTAGGTGTTTATAAATCATTTTTCTTGTCTTACAGGTGTTTGGGGGGCTGGTGTGGATCCTGATAGCATGTACCTATATCGACCCGGCTAACCCCCAGGCCTACGTCATGGccgtctctctcctctgtttcATTTGCACCTTCCTGTGGATGATTATATTCACCTGTGGCTGTCATAACAACCGGAACTCCTGGGCAACTGTGGTGGGTCCTCACTACaagtattcacacacacacacacacacacacacacacacacacacacacacacacacacacacacacacacacacacacacacacacacacacacacacacacacacacacacctcacactgcaAGTCTTTGCCATCACACAGTCCTAGTGTGATGTGTTAAtgatgtgtgtttatatgtgtttatgtgtttctctctgtgtgcAGGACGTGCTGTATCATTTCCTGGCCTCTGTGCTTTACCTGAGTGCTTCTGTACCACTAGCCATGGTCACCTTGGACAATAGTTATTTCACCAATTCAACCGAATTTAAGACTTACCGGTTCAACATCTCTTCAGTGGTAAATTGCAAATCAACTAAGAAGAATTGCATTAAATCACATCAATTTCCACCCAGTTTCCTTTGAGGTGACACGATGCTCTCTCTGTTTCAGGTGTTTTCATACCTGGCCACACTGCTGTATGTCATACACACAGTTTTCTCCGCCATCCGGTGGAAATCTTTTTAAATCAGAATGCcagccttcctcctcctcttcctcctgcacCCTGATTAACAGCTGTGCATTGAATAAAAATGAACAGAAATtgctaaaaatgaaatgaaaacgaATGAGTCACTGTTTATCATTTAACCAGTTAAACCAGTTATGAGTGTTACAGTAGGTATAAAAGAACCAATGCAAATTCTACAGGGCAACAAATACAAATAGATAAATATCATAGTACCTTTTATGCTGGAGTTGATTAGACTTCATGTATAGTTTTAGTTTTTAGTTAatttttaattatatattaCTTATACATAAATAAAGCCTTTGATGCacttaatatattttaagagagtgtgaacatgtacagtgtcTGGTTTTTGCCCATACTTGGTCTCTTCAATGTCTAGCAGTTGTCTGCCAACACAGCTGAGATCCACTTTCCTTAGTATCACTTTTTCATAATATTCATAATAACATTCATAATGACAATACATGGGTGACAGAAGAATTCTGAAAATATATTTGGATTTATTatgcaaaaatacaaaaacaaaaagcaagATAATTATTCGAAGGAAGCAAAAATTACAAGTGAATTCAACACTAATTGCACTAATTACTGTGACGCCGGAGGTGTcgggacagaggcggccggagACGGAGGTTGAACAGACggatgtttattgtccatggcaaccaaaccagtaaagctcttagtgCGCACACTGCaggtgatgcaaggtaaagctcttagcgcacacactataagtgatgcaaggtaaagctcgtagcgcacactagtAAGGCTCGTAACGCATACACTGCAAGTGTTGCaaagtaaagctcgtagcgcgcacgcaggtagggaacgcagtgacagacacgcagagacactcatgtagcggcaatgtgcagcactggaccagacgacctgcgggcttaagaagagcaaagtaaacaagaaacaggtgctcagtatgatggtgattgcgactgtgggagtggttgcgtgtgcaggggtgtgtgctgggatcggctgctggccgggatgcgcgccctctggtggcgacccggccccctcaccgtgacaattacAAGTGACAAGACAGATCTGTAGTTACCTTCTGATGGATTCATATAATGCAGAATTACATAATCCCTGTTAGTAATGTGAATAgctgttttatgtatgtttggatatgtatttatgtatttttaaatttttgaatCTTAAAAGCTTGAGGTTCAGCACTCTGCCACAGGTGTGGTTCTTGAAGCTCactgtgttcttgtgtgtgtgtgtgtgtgtgtgtgtgtgcgtgtgcgtgtgcgtgtgcgtgtgtgtgttacatgcaaggcacaggtgtaacctcTTTGGTGTTATTTATTCAGTGTGTGGAATTCCATTGTCATTAACCTTTTCTACAACTCCACCTTCTCTTAAGAAAGTATTCAAGAATCACACCGTATATTGTCATCAACTGCCACTTTCTAAATTTCCAGTTTGGAGGCACCAGTGAGAAACACCAGTGAGAGGCACCAGTGAAAGACACCAGTGAGAGGCACCAGTGAAAGAAACCAGTAAGAGGCACCAATGAAAGACACCAGTGAGAGGCACCAGTGAAAGACACCAGTGAGAGGCACCAGTGATAGGAACCAATAAGCGGCACCAGTAAGAGGCACCAGTGATAGAAACCAGTAAGAGGCACCAGTGAGAAACACCAGTGAGAAACACCAGTGAGAAACACCAGTGAGAAGCACCAGTGAGAGGCACCAGTAAGAGACACCAATGAGAAACACCAGTGAGAGGCACCAGTGAGAAGCACCAGTGAGAGGCACCAGTGAGAGGCACCAGTGAGAGGCACCAGTGAGAGACACTAGTGAGAGGCTCCAGTGAGAAACACCAGTGAGAGGCTCCAGTGAGAGACACCAGTGAGAGGCTCCAGTGAGAGACACCAGTGAGAAACACCAGTGAGAAACACCAGTGAGAGGCTATTGTTCCTCTTCACAGGGAAGACCAAATCATTCTACTGTACTTTATTAAATTGCATAGTTGTTGATTCCTAAATATGGCTTTCTTTGATTTGCCACAAATATAAATGCAATGTTATACACTTTAATCATGACATTTTTGTTCCTTTTGTTTTTAATAACAGCTAATAAATAATTCCCCGTCATCTTAGACAGCACCCACAGACATTACACAGTGTTGCCCCCACATTCAGGTTGCTACGCCCTGACCAGGTGGGGGCGCTGTACATTAAATCAGTTTCTGCACCTCTCTCCACTCTGTCACATTCTCACATTGTCAGTTTACTAATGTATCTGCAGGAAAGTAGATGtagtttatgagtgtgtgtgtgcacatgaatggatgtgtgtgtatgtgagtgtgtgtgcttgtgtgtgtatgtttgagagcgtgtgcatgtgtgtgtgtgcgtgtgtgtgcgcgtgtatgtgtgcacatgtgtgtgtgtgtgtgcttgtgtgcatgtgtgtgtgtgtgtgcatgtgtgtgtgcgtgtgtatgtgggtgtttgtgtgcacatgtgtgtgtgtgtgtgtgtgtgtgtgtgtgtgtgtgtgtgtgtgtgtgtgtgtgtgtgtgtgtgtgtgtgtgtatccatgtatATTTGGGTATGTGAGCGTGTACACACTTTGGAGAGTTTTAGAGTGATCCCACCAATACCCCAGGGGCTTCATCTCCTGTTTGACATTTAGGACCTGTGTTTAAAAATAGACAATCTAGTGGAATTTAAAGGATAAGATTCAAGATGTGTTTGTGAGAGCTTTCAGACACGCATGGACTCTTTACACCTAAGGTTGAAAAGGTTCTCCAGCAAATCCAGGAAGaccttttaaaaaaatatttttttaagaacGTAAACATTCTCCAGCAAAGTTGTAAAATACTGCACttagtgtgtgtactgtgcaaAATAGAAGATCATGAACGCAGAATTATAACATTGTAAACGGAGACTCTGAATAATGCGAGCAGACAGTGGTGGGAACCACCACCACTTCTCTTATCCTTTTGCTCTCTACTCTTACAGggataaactgtaaaaaagTATACTGTATATTCTGCTATGCCAGTGGACACACTGCGTCGTAAACGTCGTAACGCGAACTTCATGTTTGGTATGCTCGGCGGAAGAATACACTGTTATGCGGCTCGGGACCGAGGAGGACAGCGTCAACCCAGTCACATTATACGCCGTTTTACCTTGCTgctacatgtatatatatatatatatatatgtgtgtgtgtgtgtgtgtgtgtgtgtgttcctctttCATGGCTTCATGTCTGTTTGATCAGAGCAAAGCTTTACGTAAGGCAGCTTTGAGAGAGCAGATGTGGAGACTACTCTCTGACATCCCAGTCCACAAAGAAGAGGAATCATGGTTCTGGTAGACAATATCATCTCTTCTGTCTTGGCATAGGATGGAACCCAGCTGGACTTCAACACAACTGATCTAGGATAAGCAGACAGGCACAGTCACGTCCCTGTAACAAGACCCCAACCATATACATTAAAAGGCAAGTTCAGTTTCATGTGTGTAATGCTTTTCATGACACGTCTTCATaaagtagtagtagaagtagaacTCAGAACGCTGGCATTAGAAACCAGCCAATTACTGATCAGAATCAAACACCTGAAATGCAACTAGGCCAGGTGTGCAGCCATGGTGTTTGTACATCACCTACTCATCCGTACGCTGCACACCTCTCTCTCAGGAACATCTGGTAGGACTCTCAGGCGGCCTGTAGATCGCAGCTCCGACGTGTCCCGGAACACCCCTGTACGACTGGACATGCGGGATTCTGGGAAAGACAGAGCCATCAGATGTGCTGACTCCAcgccgttcacacacacacacacacacacacacacacacacacacacacacacacacacacacactcactctctctcacacccgcATACACCTGCCTGAGCGGTGGCGAGGACCCAGCGGACGCCGGGCTTATCTGCGTGTGGCTGAGGAGCCGCAGACCAGGCAGgcaggtgttgagtgtggggggAGACGAAGCGCTGGGAGCACAGCCTTGTAAGgaagtggagggagggaggaggaggataaGCGAGGCTGCCCATGTTTAGAGCCTCCCGGACAGCTCGGCCTGCCGCGAACAATGCCTGCTTCTGT containing:
- the LOC143526449 gene encoding myelin and lymphocyte protein-like is translated as MASDGRHLGRLPSGMGICCSIPDLLFLPELVFGGLVWILIACTYIDPANPQAYVMAVSLLCFICTFLWMIIFTCGCHNNRNSWATVDVLYHFLASVLYLSASVPLAMVTLDNSYFTNSTEFKTYRFNISSVVFSYLATLLYVIHTVFSAIRWKSF